A genomic region of Phosphitispora fastidiosa contains the following coding sequences:
- a CDS encoding RluA family pseudouridine synthase, with translation MNNTQLTYTAGALDQDTFLRDILSVKLLLSHSLVVRLKQQSKIKVNGYPSYTNYRINAGDIITIDINFTEESKIIPESIPLDIVYEDMDFLVVNKPAGMSTHPSRPGGTGTLANAVTYYWQRSGRSTLFRPINRLDKDTSGLILIGNSQFAHQGIFNQVKGRIIERRYIALVEGTMAKDSGRIDQPIAREDDKGRRRIVRSDGYPAVTHYKVLDIYPGYTLLSLRLETGRTHQIRVHLSSLGHPVCGDLLYGYDSPLINRQALHANKLRFTHPRSGKEVILDVPLAADIQAAVDKLSQLC, from the coding sequence TTGAACAATACACAGCTAACATACACAGCAGGTGCTCTGGATCAGGATACTTTTCTGCGGGACATACTATCCGTTAAACTTTTATTGTCCCATTCTCTGGTAGTACGGCTTAAGCAACAGAGCAAAATAAAGGTGAACGGGTATCCGTCCTATACCAACTACCGCATCAACGCGGGGGATATTATCACCATTGATATAAATTTCACCGAGGAGAGCAAAATTATACCGGAGTCGATTCCTCTGGACATAGTTTACGAAGACATGGACTTCCTGGTGGTGAATAAGCCCGCGGGTATGTCCACTCACCCATCCCGCCCAGGAGGTACCGGTACCCTGGCTAACGCGGTAACTTATTACTGGCAGAGGTCGGGAAGAAGCACTCTTTTTCGCCCGATAAACCGCCTGGATAAAGATACTTCAGGGTTGATCCTGATAGGGAATAGCCAGTTTGCACACCAGGGCATATTCAACCAGGTAAAGGGCCGCATCATTGAGCGGAGGTATATTGCTTTGGTAGAGGGAACAATGGCAAAAGACAGCGGTCGTATCGACCAACCAATCGCCCGGGAAGATGATAAAGGTCGCCGGAGAATAGTCCGTTCAGATGGTTATCCGGCAGTCACCCATTATAAGGTACTTGATATATATCCGGGGTACACCCTGCTATCATTAAGACTGGAGACCGGTCGCACCCACCAGATAAGGGTGCATCTGAGCTCTCTTGGCCATCCGGTATGCGGTGACCTCCTGTACGGGTATGATTCACCATTAATAAATCGACAAGCTCTACATGCCAACAAGCTACGCTTCACCCACCCCCGCAGCGGAAAAGAAGTAATTCTGGATGTTCCATTGGCGGCGGACATCCAGGCCGCTGTTGACAAGTTAAGCCAGCTCTGTTAA
- a CDS encoding NAD(P)/FAD-dependent oxidoreductase produces the protein MGDRFINGEALIPILDRPINDSYSYLAEKYGIFLQPLSNIKSITFYSENKVATLSGYLGFLNSRGRHSQSFENQLSKQVKSDIIFNSNVTYEQLLKDFTHVILATGDAAYASKIQDFKVDLTVTLKGATVEGKFDRFSAAIWLDNNLAPKGYGYLMPFSEREASITIGYPDYPENRSKDINAIWGNFYDRVCTNLNQNLKVTDNFEITRYIIGQCQSPRLGNTFFVGNCFGAIMPAFGFGQLPAMLTGVYAAFDLVCKGNYAELVKHLQESYNNSLVIRRSMEQLDNRKLDILVSLFNTKLANYIFNNQKINPFKTASYLLKPQVKIRAALNKNSRMVRKRINSPPSNPSSKKNKNSG, from the coding sequence GTGGGAGACCGGTTTATCAATGGTGAAGCCCTTATCCCTATATTGGATAGGCCAATAAATGACAGCTACAGTTATCTTGCGGAGAAATATGGTATCTTCTTACAACCTTTAAGCAACATTAAAAGTATTACTTTTTACTCGGAAAACAAAGTGGCTACCTTGAGTGGTTATTTAGGTTTTCTTAACTCAAGGGGAAGACATTCTCAATCTTTTGAAAACCAACTTTCAAAACAAGTCAAATCAGATATCATCTTTAACTCAAATGTTACATATGAACAATTATTAAAAGATTTTACCCATGTAATATTGGCCACAGGTGACGCTGCTTATGCCTCCAAAATCCAGGACTTTAAAGTAGACTTAACAGTGACACTCAAAGGCGCTACTGTGGAAGGTAAATTCGACCGTTTTAGCGCGGCAATTTGGTTGGACAATAACCTTGCCCCGAAAGGATACGGGTATTTAATGCCCTTTTCAGAACGGGAAGCTTCAATCACTATTGGTTATCCAGATTATCCCGAGAACCGGTCAAAAGACATTAACGCTATTTGGGGTAACTTTTATGATAGAGTATGTACTAACTTAAATCAAAACCTTAAGGTCACCGACAACTTTGAAATTACCAGGTACATAATTGGTCAATGTCAATCCCCGCGTTTAGGAAACACCTTTTTCGTGGGCAATTGTTTCGGTGCCATTATGCCAGCCTTTGGGTTTGGGCAGTTGCCTGCAATGTTGACAGGGGTCTATGCGGCTTTTGACTTGGTTTGTAAAGGGAATTACGCTGAGCTGGTCAAACATTTACAAGAAAGCTATAATAATTCGCTGGTTATTCGTCGCTCCATGGAACAATTAGATAACCGCAAGTTAGATATATTGGTCTCCCTCTTTAATACAAAATTAGCTAACTATATATTTAATAATCAAAAGATAAACCCGTTTAAAACGGCAAGTTATCTCTTAAAACCACAAGTTAAAATCAGAGCCGCACTGAATAAAAACTCCAGAATGGTACGTAAGAGGATTAATTCACCCCCGTCGAACCCCTCCTCAAAGAAAAACAAAAACTCAGGCTAA
- a CDS encoding YggT family protein: MEQDVVKTVKGNIKAKKIVYYILGVLEVLFAFRLIFKLLGANPWSGFVAFIYSVSQVFLAPFINIFRPGVTRGNMTQAVLELATVIGMIVYAILAWGIVKLIEIIRAPKNN; this comes from the coding sequence ATGGAACAAGATGTCGTTAAAACAGTGAAAGGAAATATCAAAGCTAAAAAAATAGTTTATTATATTTTAGGCGTTCTGGAAGTCTTGTTTGCCTTTCGTCTTATATTCAAACTTTTAGGAGCCAATCCCTGGAGTGGATTTGTAGCATTTATATATTCAGTATCACAGGTGTTTTTAGCCCCATTTATCAATATTTTCAGGCCAGGTGTAACGAGAGGGAATATGACTCAGGCAGTTTTAGAACTTGCTACAGTTATTGGCATGATTGTGTATGCAATCTTAGCTTGGGGAATTGTAAAATTAATTGAAATTATCAGAGCCCCAAAAAATAACTGA
- a CDS encoding MEDS domain-containing protein, with product MNSLKLMRDIKSGEHLTYINYGTPKKLDYFAAFIAVGIERNEKCVYWFEDTSLDEIIDNLERYCIDVSGCTKSGKLVISPAAEFYLENGIFFQKAVINKWLKLLEDAKNEGYTGVRLIGETGWIHDEKTFKDFMEYEENFNKNLSGTDLTGICYYQVDKCTDEMIKWILHSHRYVFWDNGREVNLLKTPEILCSDGMVRFLHESIRDRVRLNQTLNNLSFINNLTSHMLCHKGLQNAAEYAIKYLAREYEVEAALLVIFDRDTKKTRSVCCYQLDCEKASSMVEGLAEISLYEQALQMLPKIIDISEWECVLHDLWNQHNVRYIGIIPITNGRSIVGLTFLGWRFKHEAYGCNLELLSYLLDMINLTLDLYSLQEKTFEKKKDADKLKALGVLAGGIAHEFNNILAVILGNCQLLELKLRDTDSTKFITEVVTAAGDAAQIVRRIQNFSRPQAEHNRQNLQVNAVITSALEFTRTKWDNEAIINGLGIIKVRTRLASQKWVCCNETELREVLINLILNSIDAMPNGGIISITSEDIQDKVIITVTDTGAGMTKTEMDMIFEPFFSTKFERGTGLGLSISDSIIKSYDGKIRVTSEKGKGSMFSIELPQVYDTYIDRHSETLPYVGSCNIWVVDDDEQVLNTLGSQLESLGHKIVVYSKGTDLLNQINQGISADIIITDIGMPGINGVDLTKKIKQRNPELPVVLMTGWFEDTVSLKNLQIADAVLYKPFTLYELQKQITRIRLAQAETA from the coding sequence GTGAATTCATTAAAGTTGATGCGTGATATAAAAAGCGGGGAGCACTTAACGTATATAAATTATGGTACACCTAAAAAATTGGATTATTTTGCCGCTTTTATCGCTGTTGGCATAGAGAGAAACGAAAAATGTGTATATTGGTTTGAAGATACTTCACTAGATGAAATTATCGATAACCTGGAAAGATACTGTATTGATGTGAGCGGGTGTACTAAAAGCGGAAAACTTGTTATTTCTCCCGCGGCAGAATTCTATCTGGAGAATGGGATATTTTTTCAAAAAGCGGTAATCAATAAATGGCTAAAGCTCCTGGAAGATGCCAAAAATGAGGGATATACCGGGGTAAGGCTAATCGGAGAGACCGGGTGGATTCATGATGAAAAAACATTCAAAGATTTTATGGAATATGAGGAAAATTTCAATAAGAATCTTTCGGGGACTGATTTAACGGGCATTTGTTATTATCAAGTAGATAAATGCACTGACGAAATGATTAAATGGATATTACATTCACACCGGTATGTATTTTGGGACAATGGAAGGGAAGTAAACCTGTTAAAAACTCCGGAAATACTCTGCTCTGATGGTATGGTGAGATTTCTCCATGAGTCCATCAGAGACAGGGTCAGATTGAATCAGACTTTAAATAATCTGTCCTTTATCAACAATTTGACTTCACACATGCTATGTCACAAAGGGCTGCAGAATGCAGCGGAATACGCGATTAAGTATCTTGCCCGCGAGTATGAGGTTGAAGCGGCTTTACTGGTAATTTTTGATAGAGATACTAAGAAGACAAGATCTGTTTGCTGTTATCAGCTGGATTGTGAAAAAGCCAGCAGTATGGTAGAGGGTCTGGCAGAAATCAGTCTCTATGAGCAGGCATTACAAATGCTTCCTAAGATAATTGATATATCTGAATGGGAATGTGTATTACATGACCTATGGAATCAGCATAATGTTCGGTATATTGGTATTATACCAATAACAAACGGGCGTTCTATTGTCGGACTGACTTTTCTGGGGTGGCGTTTTAAGCACGAAGCTTATGGATGTAACCTGGAACTGCTGAGTTATTTATTGGATATGATTAATTTAACCTTGGATCTTTATAGTCTTCAGGAAAAAACATTCGAAAAGAAGAAAGATGCAGATAAGTTAAAAGCGTTGGGGGTTTTAGCCGGTGGTATAGCTCACGAGTTTAACAACATTTTAGCGGTAATTTTAGGCAACTGCCAGCTTTTAGAGTTAAAGCTGCGGGATACCGATTCTACAAAGTTTATTACTGAGGTCGTAACCGCAGCTGGAGATGCTGCTCAAATAGTTCGCAGGATACAAAATTTTTCTCGCCCGCAGGCTGAACATAACCGGCAAAACCTGCAAGTTAATGCTGTGATCACATCTGCTTTAGAATTTACCCGGACCAAGTGGGATAATGAAGCAATTATTAATGGGCTGGGAATAATAAAGGTACGAACGAGACTTGCATCTCAAAAATGGGTGTGTTGTAATGAAACCGAATTAAGAGAAGTTCTGATAAATCTTATTTTGAATTCTATTGATGCCATGCCTAATGGAGGTATAATTAGTATTACTTCCGAAGATATTCAAGATAAGGTGATTATTACTGTTACTGATACAGGGGCAGGAATGACTAAAACAGAAATGGACATGATATTTGAACCGTTTTTCAGCACAAAATTTGAGCGCGGGACAGGACTCGGGTTATCGATAAGCGATAGTATAATAAAGTCCTATGATGGTAAAATCAGGGTAACATCTGAAAAAGGTAAGGGATCTATGTTTAGTATCGAACTTCCTCAAGTTTATGACACATATATTGACAGGCACAGCGAAACGCTGCCCTATGTCGGTTCATGCAATATTTGGGTTGTTGATGACGATGAGCAAGTGCTTAATACTTTAGGTAGCCAGCTGGAATCTTTAGGGCACAAGATAGTTGTGTATTCGAAAGGAACCGATTTGTTAAACCAAATTAATCAAGGTATTTCTGCTGATATTATAATTACTGATATAGGGATGCCTGGGATAAACGGTGTAGATCTTACAAAAAAGATTAAACAACGAAATCCCGAACTTCCGGTGGTTTTAATGACAGGTTGGTTCGAGGACACTGTAAGTTTGAAAAATTTGCAGATTGCGGACGCAGTACTATATAAGCCTTTTACTCTCTATGAATTACAAAAGCAGATAACCAGGATTAGATTAGCTCAGGCTGAAACAGCCTGA
- a CDS encoding HD-GYP domain-containing protein translates to MKNEPATSLFELVTGLSDAVDLVSPALVNHHKMVAYFSLCLGTELGLTIENISQTVLAGALHDIGGLSITERLEALDFEVEHAHQHAETAYQLLKGFPPFSKIAEFVRFHHVWWNWGEGRQFRGQAVPIESHILHLADRISVLIDKERQVLSKVNNIRKQIEAQSQRMFNPEIIEAFKSLAGKEFFWLDSVSGSISSILRNRIQMTTVQPYGCT, encoded by the coding sequence TTGAAAAATGAACCTGCAACTTCTTTGTTTGAGCTCGTAACCGGTTTATCGGACGCTGTGGACCTGGTGAGTCCGGCATTAGTGAATCATCATAAGATGGTGGCATATTTCTCCTTGTGCCTGGGTACGGAACTCGGATTAACCATTGAAAATATCAGTCAGACAGTGTTAGCGGGCGCTTTACATGACATAGGCGGTTTATCCATTACAGAACGGCTGGAGGCTTTGGATTTTGAAGTAGAGCACGCTCATCAGCATGCAGAAACCGCTTATCAACTGCTAAAAGGATTTCCTCCTTTCTCCAAAATAGCGGAATTCGTGCGATTTCATCACGTTTGGTGGAATTGGGGAGAGGGAAGACAATTCAGGGGGCAGGCAGTACCGATTGAAAGCCACATTCTGCATCTTGCAGACAGGATATCAGTTTTGATTGACAAGGAGCGCCAGGTATTAAGTAAGGTTAATAATATTAGAAAACAGATTGAAGCTCAATCCCAAAGAATGTTTAACCCCGAAATAATTGAAGCCTTCAAAAGCCTGGCAGGTAAAGAGTTTTTTTGGCTTGACTCTGTTTCCGGTTCAATTAGTTCGATTTTGAGAAACCGAATACAGATGACAACTGTACAGCCTTATGGGTGTACTTAA
- the smpB gene encoding SsrA-binding protein SmpB translates to MAENVKIITDNRKARHDFHIEETYEAGIVLAGTEVKSLRAGRANLKDSFARVDNGEIFLYNAHISPYEQGNRFNHEPLRTRKLLMHKHEIRKLIGSVQEKGLTLVPLKMYFKNGKAKVQLALAKGKKLYDKRDDMAARDAKREMEKAFRERQKY, encoded by the coding sequence ATGGCCGAAAATGTCAAAATAATAACTGATAACCGCAAAGCCCGCCATGATTTTCACATAGAGGAGACCTATGAGGCCGGAATTGTATTAGCCGGTACTGAAGTCAAGTCCCTCAGGGCAGGGCGGGCCAACCTCAAAGACAGCTTTGCCCGGGTTGATAATGGGGAGATATTTTTGTATAATGCCCATATCAGCCCATATGAGCAGGGTAACAGGTTTAACCATGAACCGCTGCGGACGCGGAAGCTGCTAATGCATAAGCATGAGATTCGCAAGCTGATTGGCAGCGTCCAGGAGAAAGGACTGACGCTGGTTCCGTTAAAGATGTATTTCAAAAATGGGAAGGCCAAGGTGCAGCTGGCCCTGGCTAAAGGCAAGAAGCTGTATGATAAGCGTGACGATATGGCCGCCCGTGATGCTAAGCGGGAAATGGAAAAGGCGTTCCGGGAGCGGCAGAAGTACTAG
- a CDS encoding AAA family ATPase: MGKMVIRILRAEINNFQNVEHGALRFACNLKDDIFESSSDILGIYGQNGSGKTTFIHALSVLDALLSGRKLPKETVNFITKDKDTSHFSFEFGLNDVKNFYRVIYDFSITKRERDTWEEDDEANTINPVIVSYEKIRYSYLENGIWSKLRTLIDCNLIEEKVFRPDARLQDLTGGSSKIVDELRVAKKLAIKQSTSFVFSKETQKQIVQNCTVQSYKQILRALYLFGRFDLYIIGNRDSGLISLNMAIPFSFRMERDNSLSMGSIFIRLDKPSVIPEEIYILVGKVIEVMNTVLCEIIPGLQVGLLNMGKQIMQDGTEGISVEMVSIRNERKIPLRYESEGIKKIISILHMLIAMHNNPSMTLAIDELDSGIFEYLLGELLKVVRDSGKGQLIFTSHNLRPLEMLHKSSILFTTTNPNNRYIRLTNVKTNNNLRDLYYHDLILGGQKESIYEATNSFAIARALRMAGANIEK; the protein is encoded by the coding sequence ATGGGAAAAATGGTTATAAGAATACTGAGAGCCGAAATCAATAATTTTCAAAATGTAGAACATGGAGCTCTGAGATTTGCTTGCAATCTTAAAGATGACATTTTTGAATCATCCTCTGATATTTTAGGAATTTATGGGCAGAATGGTTCTGGCAAAACAACCTTTATTCATGCACTCAGCGTACTGGATGCACTTCTTTCCGGAAGAAAACTGCCAAAAGAAACCGTAAATTTTATTACCAAAGATAAAGATACTTCTCATTTTTCGTTTGAATTTGGTCTGAATGATGTAAAAAACTTCTATAGAGTGATTTATGATTTCAGTATAACTAAAAGAGAGAGAGATACATGGGAAGAAGATGATGAAGCTAACACCATTAATCCTGTTATAGTTTCATATGAAAAAATTCGATATTCTTACTTAGAAAATGGCATTTGGAGTAAACTTCGTACCCTTATTGATTGCAACCTAATTGAGGAAAAGGTTTTTAGACCGGATGCAAGATTGCAAGACTTAACGGGTGGAAGTTCAAAGATAGTTGACGAATTGCGAGTTGCTAAAAAGCTTGCTATCAAACAATCAACATCCTTTGTTTTTTCAAAAGAAACTCAAAAACAGATTGTACAAAATTGTACCGTTCAGTCGTATAAACAGATTCTTCGTGCTCTTTACCTTTTCGGACGTTTCGACTTGTATATCATCGGAAATAGAGATTCTGGTTTAATTTCCTTGAACATGGCAATACCTTTTAGTTTTAGGATGGAAAGAGACAACTCTCTTTCCATGGGCAGTATTTTTATTCGCCTTGATAAACCATCAGTTATACCTGAAGAAATTTATATTCTTGTTGGTAAAGTAATTGAGGTAATGAATACTGTTTTATGTGAAATAATACCTGGCTTACAGGTCGGACTGCTCAACATGGGCAAACAAATCATGCAGGATGGAACAGAAGGCATAAGTGTTGAAATGGTTTCCATAAGAAATGAACGTAAAATTCCGTTACGATATGAGTCCGAAGGCATAAAGAAAATAATTTCTATTCTGCATATGTTAATTGCGATGCATAATAATCCATCAATGACTTTAGCAATTGATGAGCTTGATTCAGGAATATTTGAATATTTGTTAGGTGAACTCTTAAAAGTAGTGAGAGATTCTGGAAAAGGGCAACTTATTTTTACTTCCCACAATTTAAGACCTTTAGAAATGCTTCATAAAAGCTCTATTCTTTTCACTACTACTAATCCAAACAATCGCTACATTCGATTAACTAATGTAAAAACTAATAACAATTTGAGAGATTTATATTACCATGATCTCATTCTTGGGGGCCAAAAAGAGAGCATTTATGAGGCAACCAATAGTTTCGCCATTGCCCGTGCCTTAAGAATGGCAGGTGCAAACATTGAAAAATAA
- a CDS encoding metallophosphoesterase: protein MGVLKQMGVRYGMAAVPGNHDRALRNSGEVLRYFEEAGITVLRDNYIKLANAFYVIGRDDPGHGSRERKEISELMSGIDSSYPIILLDHQPIDLEAAQKSNIDLQLSGHTHRGQVFPSQLITGKIYELDWGLLKKGAYHLVVSSGYGTWGPPTRLFKGNSGQIKG from the coding sequence ATGGGTGTACTTAAACAGATGGGTGTCAGATACGGAATGGCAGCTGTCCCCGGAAACCATGACCGTGCCTTGCGAAATAGCGGCGAGGTGCTGCGTTATTTTGAAGAGGCAGGGATAACTGTACTCAGAGATAATTATATTAAGCTTGCGAACGCTTTTTATGTGATTGGCCGAGATGACCCGGGACACGGGAGCCGTGAACGTAAAGAGATAAGTGAGCTGATGAGCGGGATTGATTCCTCGTATCCAATAATCTTATTAGACCACCAGCCCATTGATTTGGAGGCAGCCCAGAAAAGTAATATTGACCTTCAATTATCCGGTCATACCCACAGGGGGCAGGTTTTTCCCAGTCAGTTGATAACAGGAAAAATATATGAATTGGATTGGGGTTTGCTTAAAAAAGGCGCTTATCATTTGGTAGTTTCCTCCGGCTATGGTACGTGGGGGCCTCCAACGCGCCTGTTTAAAGGGAATTCGGGTCAAATCAAAGGATGA
- a CDS encoding 3'-5' exonuclease produces MKKQIVLCRFLSPLAVLKNILLHKAKGKEFDNVFLLLENFEIATAEQKRQLYVAMTRAKNNLVIHLNRRYLNHIKTEDMTRLEDRGQYQLPGKLAMQLSHRDVWLDYFIGRQYLVESLQSGDILRYKDGDWLTDRGQSVFRTSKKCSELLERVQDNGYEPKFAKVNFIVFWRKEAEEQEIRIVLPELHFERNNV; encoded by the coding sequence GTGAAAAAACAAATCGTTCTTTGCAGATTTTTGAGTCCTTTAGCAGTATTGAAAAATATCTTGCTTCATAAAGCAAAAGGCAAGGAATTTGATAATGTTTTCCTTTTGCTTGAAAACTTTGAGATAGCTACAGCGGAACAGAAGCGCCAGTTGTATGTGGCAATGACTCGGGCAAAAAATAATTTAGTAATACATTTAAACAGGCGTTACCTGAATCATATCAAGACGGAAGATATGACAAGATTGGAAGACAGGGGTCAGTACCAATTGCCGGGGAAGCTTGCTATGCAGCTAAGTCATCGGGATGTATGGCTGGATTATTTCATCGGACGGCAATATTTGGTTGAGTCTTTACAAAGTGGCGATATCCTGCGATATAAGGATGGAGATTGGCTTACAGACAGAGGGCAGAGTGTTTTCAGGACTTCTAAAAAATGTTCAGAGCTATTGGAGCGAGTTCAGGATAATGGTTATGAGCCTAAATTTGCCAAAGTTAATTTCATTGTTTTTTGGCGAAAGGAAGCAGAGGAACAGGAGATAAGAATTGTTCTCCCTGAATTGCATTTTGAAAGAAACAATGTGTGA
- a CDS encoding RecQ family ATP-dependent DNA helicase, with protein sequence MKSIAFIDLEVQPRKGTILDIGGIKNAGHVFHSKSIADFVTFIKDTDYLCGHNIIKHDLKYIRQALENPGIASENVIDTLYLSALLFPRKPYHALVKDEKLQTDELNNPVNDAIKVKDLFLDEVFAFRNLEVPLKQIFFSLLQDQKEFRAFFQYINYGTAAEEPVLLIKKHFASEICENADLGEFIKEDPVALAYSLAVINVRDRFSVTPPWILKNYPEVERIMDLLRNRPCLGGCSYCERTLDARRGLKWFFGFDSYRTFGGEPLQEDAVKAAIDNKSLLAVFPTGGGKSITFQVPALMSGENVKGLTVVISPLQSLMKDQVDNLEKAGIMDAVTINGLLDPIERAKSFERVEDGSASILYISPESLRSRTIEHLLLGRKIVRFVIDEAHCFSAWGQDFRVDYLYIGDFIKTIQEKKNLAEGIPVSCFTATAKQKVIEDIQAYFKHKLAIDLEIFSSGATRTNLKYKVIEKASQEEKYRTLRNLIQQKECPTIIYVSRTRRAYELAERLTKDGYLAKPYHGKMDKKEKSENQDAFIAGEVPIMVATSAFGMGVDKKDVGMVIHFEISDSLENYIQEAGRAGRDEQITADCYILYCEDDLNKHFALLNQTKINIKEIQQIWKAIKDITRFRMTVSQSALEIARKAGWDERFSEIEMRVKTAVAALEESGYIQRGQNMPRVFADSILCKNAQEAIERINASELLDDKEKENATRIIKKLISSRSRSQAQDQVAESRVDYISDHLGIEKEKVIGVLNLLREEGILADAKDLTAYIKRGEKTNRSLQIFESFSSIEKYLAS encoded by the coding sequence ATGAAATCCATCGCCTTTATTGATCTGGAAGTTCAACCACGTAAAGGAACCATATTGGATATTGGCGGAATCAAAAATGCCGGACATGTGTTTCATTCCAAATCCATAGCTGACTTTGTCACTTTCATTAAAGATACCGACTATTTATGTGGCCATAACATTATTAAGCATGACTTGAAATACATCCGGCAGGCTTTAGAGAACCCTGGGATAGCTTCTGAAAACGTGATCGATACACTGTATCTGTCAGCCTTGCTGTTTCCCCGGAAGCCTTACCATGCCCTTGTAAAAGATGAAAAGCTTCAGACAGATGAACTGAATAATCCTGTAAATGATGCTATTAAAGTCAAAGATCTCTTTTTAGACGAAGTGTTTGCGTTCCGTAATTTAGAAGTTCCATTAAAGCAGATCTTTTTTTCGCTTTTGCAGGATCAAAAAGAGTTCCGGGCGTTTTTCCAATATATAAACTACGGGACAGCAGCAGAAGAACCGGTACTGCTCATCAAAAAACATTTTGCTTCAGAAATCTGTGAAAATGCAGATCTTGGGGAATTTATTAAAGAAGATCCTGTGGCCTTGGCTTATTCCCTCGCAGTAATCAATGTCAGGGATCGTTTTTCCGTTACGCCACCCTGGATTTTAAAGAATTATCCGGAAGTGGAACGGATAATGGATCTTTTGCGAAACAGGCCCTGCCTTGGCGGCTGTTCTTATTGTGAGCGCACCCTGGATGCACGCCGGGGGTTGAAATGGTTTTTTGGATTTGATTCTTATAGAACCTTTGGAGGAGAACCGCTTCAGGAAGACGCTGTGAAAGCAGCCATTGACAATAAATCTCTTTTGGCTGTCTTTCCTACCGGAGGCGGGAAGTCGATTACTTTCCAGGTACCTGCTTTAATGAGCGGGGAAAATGTCAAAGGACTCACGGTTGTCATATCCCCACTACAGTCTTTAATGAAAGATCAGGTTGACAACCTGGAAAAAGCAGGGATTATGGATGCGGTAACAATCAATGGTTTATTAGATCCCATTGAACGGGCAAAGTCTTTTGAAAGAGTCGAGGACGGCTCAGCTTCTATTTTGTATATATCTCCGGAGTCTTTACGTTCCAGAACCATTGAACATTTATTGCTGGGCAGAAAGATTGTTCGTTTTGTCATTGATGAGGCCCACTGTTTTTCAGCATGGGGCCAGGATTTCCGCGTGGATTATCTGTATATTGGTGATTTTATTAAAACAATACAGGAGAAGAAGAACCTTGCCGAAGGTATTCCGGTATCCTGCTTTACTGCCACAGCCAAGCAAAAGGTGATTGAAGATATTCAGGCGTACTTTAAGCATAAGCTGGCGATAGATTTGGAGATTTTCAGCTCCGGCGCCACCCGGACTAACTTGAAATACAAGGTTATTGAAAAAGCAAGTCAGGAAGAAAAGTACCGTACTCTGAGGAACCTAATACAACAAAAGGAATGTCCCACCATTATTTATGTTTCCAGAACAAGGAGAGCCTATGAGCTGGCCGAGAGGCTGACCAAGGATGGATATCTGGCCAAGCCATATCATGGCAAAATGGACAAGAAAGAGAAATCAGAAAACCAGGATGCCTTTATTGCGGGGGAAGTGCCCATCATGGTGGCCACCTCTGCTTTTGGCATGGGCGTGGATAAGAAGGATGTAGGTATGGTCATCCACTTCGAAATATCCGATTCCCTGGAGAATTACATCCAGGAGGCAGGCAGAGCCGGGCGGGATGAGCAAATTACGGCGGACTGCTATATCTTATATTGCGAGGACGATTTAAATAAACACTTTGCATTATTGAATCAGACTAAAATCAATATTAAGGAAATCCAGCAAATCTGGAAGGCCATCAAAGATATTACCCGTTTTCGGATGACCGTTTCCCAATCCGCCCTGGAAATTGCCAGAAAGGCAGGTTGGGATGAAAGGTTTAGTGAAATAGAAATGCGGGTAAAAACTGCTGTTGCCGCCTTGGAGGAGTCGGGGTATATCCAGCGGGGCCAGAACATGCCAAGGGTGTTTGCAGACAGTATACTATGCAAAAATGCCCAGGAAGCCATTGAAAGAATCAATGCATCAGAGCTTTTAGATGATAAAGAAAAGGAAAACGCCACACGAATCATAAAAAAACTTATTTCCAGCAGGAGCCGAAGCCAGGCTCAGGATCAGGTTGCAGAGTCACGGGTGGACTATATCTCTGACCATCTGGGGATTGAAAAAGAAAAAGTCATCGGTGTACTCAATCTGCTGCGTGAAGAAGGGATTCTGGCAGATGCCAAAGACCTCACGGCTTATATTAAAAGAGGTGAAAAAACAAATCGTTCTTTGCAGATTTTTGAGTCCTTTAGCAGTATTGAAAAATATCTTGCTTCATAA